The Toxorhynchites rutilus septentrionalis strain SRP chromosome 3, ASM2978413v1, whole genome shotgun sequence genome includes a region encoding these proteins:
- the LOC129779727 gene encoding uncharacterized protein LOC129779727 isoform X1, translated as MTALAVEPDKHPTSVRGRHATRKSVNIRSQMRSSQHNRPWLSPRTSRLSGNMFLLITAAAAAVMSTFAIERKLQASGRVFFKFFHNQALQFEFPTTGAVQLRCTHHDEFYYANPATKCSTYYRCFQQQPIRYKCHEKSVFDFYQQKCVRNEGTCYEPICTGKTNGIYADTTQACRRSYECFGGKLIAMDNCPQGHLFDGSRCAPQHEVNCESPTTSAIAIPFGGDDRCYGLHNGNHIIDEDQCKKFMVCQDNSVIDVLECPFGYVYDELKARCTFTGGVGASMCMSNYMDEEDDACERLFDGLHLDPTSKSCKSYIKCLDGKFISRHDCPKAMVFNGAQCVPDFLYHCPRLALPGDICDKKMNGYYVDPRKGCSYYVRCENQKTIENHSCPSGFQYDSVKNLCVEHFHSEMCQEYGYSRDCAQRSAGFYQDFSESSKCAQYYYCLNGNKTIFRCPAGHMFDGENCVSSSTYACPSEKSDSCANKPNGHYRDPNGGCRSYFYCSNGSKTSYLCNAGHVFSDGKCVDRFNDTSCQDDLVCSGRSDGYYQDLEANCRNYFYCQGNEKLQTLTCRGSKIFNGHSCVSEDAYTCPRGRAAANPLLNCVARSCIPHCSKNGFQTDYDSGCRNYHFCIDAKKTVLSCSDNYIFNGEICVPSDTYICPKYCDATVACR; from the exons ATGACAGCTCTAGCAGTAGAACCAGATAAACACCCGACATCTGTCCGTGGTAGACATGCAACTAGGAAAAGTGTTAACATCAGATCACAAATGCGTTCATCGCAGCACAACCGACCCTGGCTATCGCCAAGAACTTCCCGACTCAGTGGAAATATGTTCCTTCTTATCACAGCCGCGGCAGCTGCCGTGATGAGTACTTTCGCAATTG AACGCAAACTTCAAGCATCCGGTCGagtatttttcaagtttttccaTAATCAAGCTCTGCAGTTTG AATTCCCTACAACCGGAGCGGTACAACTTAGATGCACCCATCACGATGAGTTTTACTACGCCAACCCAGCCACCAAGTGTTCAACTTACTACCGGTGCTTCCAACAGCAACCTATCCGCTACAAGTGCCACGAAAAATCCGTCTTCGATTTCTACCAGCAAAAATGTGTTCGTAATGAAG GAACGTGTTATGAACCTATATGTACTGGGAAAACTAACGGTATTTACGCGGACACAACCCAGGCCTGTCGGAGATCCTATGAGTGCTTCGGTGGCAAGCTTATCGCCATGGACAACTGCCCCCAGGGTCACCTGTTCGATGGTTCGAGATGCGCTCCCCAGCACGAGGTCAACTGCGAGAGCCCGACGACCTCAGCCATCGCCATCCCGTTCGGGGGCGATGACCGGTGCTACGGACTGCACAACGGAAATCACATTATCGACGAAGATCAGTGCAAGAAGTTTATGGTGTGCCAAGACAACAGTGTGATAGATGTGCTGGAATGTCCCTTCGGATATGTGTACGATGAACTGAAGGCCCGATGTACGTTCACCGGGGGCGTGGGGGCATCTATGTGTATGAGCAACTACATGGATGAAGAGGACGATGCGTGTGAGAGACTATTCGATGGATTGCATCTGGATCCAACGTCCAAATCGTGTAAAAGCTACATCAAGTGTCTGGACGGGAAATTTATATCCAGACATGATTGTCCCAAAGCGATGGTATTCAATGGTGCCCAATGTGTGCCAGATTTCCTGTACCATTGCCCGAGGCTTGCCCTTCCCGGagatatatgcgataaaaagatgaacgGCTATTACGTGGATCCCCGTAAAGGATGTTCATATTACGTGCGTTGCGAAAATCAAAAAACCATTGAAAATCATTCCTGTCCCTCTGGCTTTCAGTACGATTCGGTGAAAAATCTATGCGTCGAACACTTTCATAGTGAAATGTGTCAGGAATATGGATATTCCAGGGATTGCGCGCAGCGTTCGGCAGGATTCTACCAAGATTTTTCCGAATCATCAAAGTGCGCTCAGTATTATTACTGCTTGAATGGTAACAAAACAATATTCCGCTGTCCAGCCGGTCATATGTTCGATGGTGAAAACTGTGTTAGCTCTTCAACGTACGCTTGTCCGAGCGAAAAATCCGACTCCTGTGCGAACAAACCCAACGGGCACTACCGAGATCCCAACGGAGGTTGTCGTTCATATTTCTACTGCTCCAATGGCAGCAAAACTTCCTACCTCTGCAACGCCGGGCATGTTTTCAGTGACGGAAAATGTGTGGATCGATTCAACGATACGTCTTGCCAGGATGATCTGGTTTGCAGCGGTAGATCGGATGGATACTATCAAGATCTGGAGGCGAACTGTCGCAATTATTTCTACTGTCAGGGGAACGAAAAACTGCAGACCCTTACTTGTAGGggaagcaaaatcttcaatgGACACAGTTGCGTTTCGGAAGACGCTTACACCTGTCCGCGTGGTAGAGCTGCCGCGAACCCACTCCTGAACTGCGTTGCGCGATCATGTATACCGCACTGTTCCAAAAATGGTTTTCAAACGGACTACGATAGTGGCTGTAGAAACTACCACTTCTGCATTGACGCTAAGAAGACGGTGTTGTCCTGTTCGGACAACTACATATTTAACGGTGAAATTTGCGTTCCCAGCGACACGTACATTTGTCCAAAGTATTGTGATGCTACGGTTGCCTGTAGATAA
- the LOC129779727 gene encoding uncharacterized protein LOC129779727 isoform X2, with protein sequence MTALAVEPDKHPTSVRGRHATRKSVNIRSQMRSSQHNRPWLSPRTSRLSGNMFLLITAAAAAVMSTFAIEFPTTGAVQLRCTHHDEFYYANPATKCSTYYRCFQQQPIRYKCHEKSVFDFYQQKCVRNEGTCYEPICTGKTNGIYADTTQACRRSYECFGGKLIAMDNCPQGHLFDGSRCAPQHEVNCESPTTSAIAIPFGGDDRCYGLHNGNHIIDEDQCKKFMVCQDNSVIDVLECPFGYVYDELKARCTFTGGVGASMCMSNYMDEEDDACERLFDGLHLDPTSKSCKSYIKCLDGKFISRHDCPKAMVFNGAQCVPDFLYHCPRLALPGDICDKKMNGYYVDPRKGCSYYVRCENQKTIENHSCPSGFQYDSVKNLCVEHFHSEMCQEYGYSRDCAQRSAGFYQDFSESSKCAQYYYCLNGNKTIFRCPAGHMFDGENCVSSSTYACPSEKSDSCANKPNGHYRDPNGGCRSYFYCSNGSKTSYLCNAGHVFSDGKCVDRFNDTSCQDDLVCSGRSDGYYQDLEANCRNYFYCQGNEKLQTLTCRGSKIFNGHSCVSEDAYTCPRGRAAANPLLNCVARSCIPHCSKNGFQTDYDSGCRNYHFCIDAKKTVLSCSDNYIFNGEICVPSDTYICPKYCDATVACR encoded by the exons ATGACAGCTCTAGCAGTAGAACCAGATAAACACCCGACATCTGTCCGTGGTAGACATGCAACTAGGAAAAGTGTTAACATCAGATCACAAATGCGTTCATCGCAGCACAACCGACCCTGGCTATCGCCAAGAACTTCCCGACTCAGTGGAAATATGTTCCTTCTTATCACAGCCGCGGCAGCTGCCGTGATGAGTACTTTCGCAATTG AATTCCCTACAACCGGAGCGGTACAACTTAGATGCACCCATCACGATGAGTTTTACTACGCCAACCCAGCCACCAAGTGTTCAACTTACTACCGGTGCTTCCAACAGCAACCTATCCGCTACAAGTGCCACGAAAAATCCGTCTTCGATTTCTACCAGCAAAAATGTGTTCGTAATGAAG GAACGTGTTATGAACCTATATGTACTGGGAAAACTAACGGTATTTACGCGGACACAACCCAGGCCTGTCGGAGATCCTATGAGTGCTTCGGTGGCAAGCTTATCGCCATGGACAACTGCCCCCAGGGTCACCTGTTCGATGGTTCGAGATGCGCTCCCCAGCACGAGGTCAACTGCGAGAGCCCGACGACCTCAGCCATCGCCATCCCGTTCGGGGGCGATGACCGGTGCTACGGACTGCACAACGGAAATCACATTATCGACGAAGATCAGTGCAAGAAGTTTATGGTGTGCCAAGACAACAGTGTGATAGATGTGCTGGAATGTCCCTTCGGATATGTGTACGATGAACTGAAGGCCCGATGTACGTTCACCGGGGGCGTGGGGGCATCTATGTGTATGAGCAACTACATGGATGAAGAGGACGATGCGTGTGAGAGACTATTCGATGGATTGCATCTGGATCCAACGTCCAAATCGTGTAAAAGCTACATCAAGTGTCTGGACGGGAAATTTATATCCAGACATGATTGTCCCAAAGCGATGGTATTCAATGGTGCCCAATGTGTGCCAGATTTCCTGTACCATTGCCCGAGGCTTGCCCTTCCCGGagatatatgcgataaaaagatgaacgGCTATTACGTGGATCCCCGTAAAGGATGTTCATATTACGTGCGTTGCGAAAATCAAAAAACCATTGAAAATCATTCCTGTCCCTCTGGCTTTCAGTACGATTCGGTGAAAAATCTATGCGTCGAACACTTTCATAGTGAAATGTGTCAGGAATATGGATATTCCAGGGATTGCGCGCAGCGTTCGGCAGGATTCTACCAAGATTTTTCCGAATCATCAAAGTGCGCTCAGTATTATTACTGCTTGAATGGTAACAAAACAATATTCCGCTGTCCAGCCGGTCATATGTTCGATGGTGAAAACTGTGTTAGCTCTTCAACGTACGCTTGTCCGAGCGAAAAATCCGACTCCTGTGCGAACAAACCCAACGGGCACTACCGAGATCCCAACGGAGGTTGTCGTTCATATTTCTACTGCTCCAATGGCAGCAAAACTTCCTACCTCTGCAACGCCGGGCATGTTTTCAGTGACGGAAAATGTGTGGATCGATTCAACGATACGTCTTGCCAGGATGATCTGGTTTGCAGCGGTAGATCGGATGGATACTATCAAGATCTGGAGGCGAACTGTCGCAATTATTTCTACTGTCAGGGGAACGAAAAACTGCAGACCCTTACTTGTAGGggaagcaaaatcttcaatgGACACAGTTGCGTTTCGGAAGACGCTTACACCTGTCCGCGTGGTAGAGCTGCCGCGAACCCACTCCTGAACTGCGTTGCGCGATCATGTATACCGCACTGTTCCAAAAATGGTTTTCAAACGGACTACGATAGTGGCTGTAGAAACTACCACTTCTGCATTGACGCTAAGAAGACGGTGTTGTCCTGTTCGGACAACTACATATTTAACGGTGAAATTTGCGTTCCCAGCGACACGTACATTTGTCCAAAGTATTGTGATGCTACGGTTGCCTGTAGATAA